ATCGAGAGGTGCCTCCAGGCCGCCAAGATCGCCAACGCGTTGGTTTTGGCTGGTGAGGGGGTAGTCAAGCCGTGGCAGAGGCATTAGGTGCTAATACTCATGAGCAAGGTCGATATTCTCGTTCGATGTTTCCGATGAGGTGGTGTTTCCTTTGTCTCTCTTTACGTTCTTAAGATTTTTAAATCGGCTGCGTGTGATCGAGCTGAAATGCGCTCATTTTTTCGATGAGGTGGTTTAGGGCGCTTTCCAGCAAGTCCACATCGTGATTGGCCCCAGCGTGGGAATAGGCCTTGCATGCCAAATCGCGAAGCTGGGTGAGGGCGACCAGTAAGGCAGGGACAGGGACCTTTAGAACGTCGTAGAGCTCTTGCATGGCGTCGAGCCCAGCAGGATCGGTAAACCTTGTCTCGCCTGCGGCAACGGCATAGAGGCTGATCCTTAAGAAGTGAAAGCAATCACGCCAGCAAGCATCAGCACGCTCCTGAGGGAAAAGAGCTCCCCCGGGTTGTACGAGACCTGGTTGTTGCGTGAGGAGTGCTTCCCGAGCGCTGTCAACCAAACCAGGAACTTCGCTTTGCAGCTGGATCAGCAGAGCTGGCTTCACGCCAGAGTGCTGGCAAGCAGCGGTGATTTCTTCCGCCGTTAGGAGCCTCGTCTCATGGTTTGCTTGAGCCAGGGTGGCTCTGAGATCACTGTTGAGCGATTGGCGATCTAGCAGGCCAAAAATCTGCGCTCGTTGGGCTAAGGCCCGAATCTGTTCGGAAGATAGGGGCGAGGTCATGCCGTGATGGCCGGACTTAAAAGCTGCTCATCAATGATCGGCGAAGCGGTGAGCCAGCCGTGCCTCTCTAAATAAAAAGCCCATGTGATCTCTGCCCCAAGGCCAGGGCAGTGGCCTGGTAAAGCTTTGGCAATGTCAACGGGAACGCCCAGTTCGCTCAATAAAGGGACGATCCCTTCAGACGAGTCGATGCTGGTTGACCGAATCGCAGCACCAACAACCCAGGTGAGGCGCGTTGCATCGAGAGCATCCCGGTTGCTCTCGCAGGCCAAAAGAACGTTGCCTGGTTCTTTCAGGCCCAGCAGGGTGTCTCTCCAAAGCTTGAGGTCGTCAGCTTTGAGGTTGATCCTCAACACCCCATCTCCAATGGAGTGTTGACATTCATTTTCAGGTTGAATCTTTTGGATCAGAGCTCTGATCGCGGAATCGGCTGCACCGTTCATCACAACAGCTCAGATCGAAGAATCTTATCTCTGCTCCTTAAAGGCGTTGAGGATGGCAGCACGTTGCCTTGCGAAAGGTACCAGCCGTTGGTGCAGGCGTCTCCTTCAAGAGGTTTGAGATCACTGTGGACAAGTTGTTTGTGATCGATACCATCGGCTTCCGATGAGCTCGGAGTTCACGCCAATGACCATTTCTAGTCAAGACATGGTTCAGCAGTTGAGCGGACAACTGCACTTGGTCAGTGAGATTGCAGAATCTTTGACGCTCAGATTGCTTGCACTCGAAGAGCGATTTCACGAACTCTCAGAGAAGTTGGACTCTGTTGAGCCGGAACAAGCTGATGATTCCGATAGCTTTTTATTGCTCGCTGATAGCAGTGACCGTCTCGTGCAACTCCGCGGTTTGCTGAATGAGCAAGCAAAAGATGAGTCGCATGGCGAGGCGCCTCGACTCGAGGTGGTGATCGATTCTCATGTCGACTCAGACAACGACATGGAGGCGCCGGAGGATTTTGGTCTGGAACAAACTGTGCATGTCAACGATTCACAGGAACTGCCCTCAGAATGCGTGGATCCAGACCTCGAACAGAGCGACGAACTGCTGTCAGCTTGAGTGGCTTGCTCCATCCAGGTTGAGCAAGCGAACCCTAAAAATTGCGATCTGACGAGCTTGCTCGGGCTCAGCCTGGAGGAAGGGATGGTCCTCCATCTTTTCAATGACTGCATCGATACGTTGATCAATCGAAAGATCAGCAAATTGCTCAGCTTTGGCTAGGTGCTTCCAGGTTCGGTCGAACACCATCGCAAATCCGTCGGGATTATTGAAAGTGCGATCGTCATCGATCGGTACGCGAATCATCGACTGTTGCTTGCAAATGTCAGAACCCAGATTTGAATTGGGGGCGTTTCGACAATTTGCCCCTTCAAGCATTCAAATTGGTTGAGCAGTCATGCCGAAAAGCGCCTAGGAGGCGTTTCCCTTGCTGCTGATCCACCTCTCCCCAGCCGAAAGGCATGGTGTCGGGTAGGCCCATGGCACTTCTGAGGGGTGCATGGACCGAACAACTCTATGCCTCGCTCGAGTCTGCAGGGTTCATGCGCCGATGCCAGGCCTCGAGCTTCTTTGCATCGATTCAGGCGGCAAGAATGGTGCTCATCCATCCAAATCATTTTTATTGGTAGAACGAATATGATGAAATGTTTTTGGATTAGACGTGGTGGAGTGAGTTTTTGCGCTTGGCTTTAGCGCTTGTTTCTAGCGCTTCATATAAGCATTGGCGTATTGATCAATAACGCTTGGGTCATAATGGTGGGATGACAAGACTTCGGTGATTCTATGGGCCATGGCCCTCGATGTTGCTGAATATCGATTGCCTAATGGTTTAAGTTTTTTCCCTTGATCTCTCAATGTAGGAATTTTGCTGGCTTGATACTGCTCTTCCGCTAGATCGATCATGTCTCCACTGCTGTTCTCAAGCCACCAGTGATAATCATCAGTTTCTTCAAGCTTGCGCGAACCTCTGATGCAGTCAAAGTCTTTCCAAAAAAAGCGATGTAACGTATGCATGACAAACAAGTGCCACCCTCTCGTTTGATGGGGCGAAGCATGGGGAGAGCCTTTTGAGGACTGCTTTTGAGCTTCTTCTGCTTGGAAGGATTCGCCAAACTCCCTTTCGATCTCAAGAGTGGAGTGCAACCATTTTTTCCCTTTAGCTCTCTTTTCTTGAAGCAATCCCATTGGATTGATATAGAGGTCGAGGAAGCACTGAGAGATCGTGAGGATGTTTCGATCTGTTGAAGGAATGGAGAGATCACCGCTGCAAAATTGATCTGATGGAAAGAGTCCATCTGTATGGGGCTTTAAGACCCTCTTCCCGTCAATGTAAAGATGACCAGATCGGCTCGAAAGAAGAAAACCCATATGGTTTGGTTAAAGCTTCCCTGATTGAATTAATATTCCAAGTTTACCT
This portion of the Synechococcus sp. ROS8604 genome encodes:
- a CDS encoding phycobilisome polypeptide, with translation MTSPLSSEQIRALAQRAQIFGLLDRQSLNSDLRATLAQANHETRLLTAEEITAACQHSGVKPALLIQLQSEVPGLVDSAREALLTQQPGLVQPGGALFPQERADACWRDCFHFLRISLYAVAAGETRFTDPAGLDAMQELYDVLKVPVPALLVALTQLRDLACKAYSHAGANHDVDLLESALNHLIEKMSAFQLDHTQPI